AAAACTCTGCACCTGTTCTATTTATGGCAAGACTTCAAACTCAAAGGAGATCTGTCCAAGCACATGAggattcacacaggggagaaataattTAAGTGTGGTCATGGGGATAAGCTTTGCTTGAAAGCAACAAGTAACAATGCACATggtgactcacacaggagagaaaccattttgCTGTGGTGACTGCGGGAAAGTGTTTCAGTTATTAAACGGACCTTATCTTTACATATgctgactcacacaggagagaaatcatgACTGGGGAAATGTTTCAGTTATAAACGGACCTTATCTTTACTATGCtgaactcacacaggagagaaaaccATGACTGTGGGAAAGTTTTTATCAGAAGGGGAGCCTAGGGCCATAAACTGATTCTGTGACATCTATTCTCCCTCCAGACAGATGTAAAGTAACTAgaccagagagtagcagagagcaCTGTGGAGAGAAACAGCGGTTACCAATAGAATAGATCAGAGACCAGAGAAACTTTAATCCTGAAGCATGGAGAGCAGGTCCCTAGGAGAGGTATCATCGTATTGTCCTCCACCAACCAATAGATGTGTCTATGAGCGTGTACTCAGTCTCTCAACACTCTCGGGGCTTTTTAGAGGTAAAATACTGCCTTTTCAGGTCATGTCACAAGTCTGACAGTGCACTGCTAATGAACTCAGTGCTGACATTTCTCCTTTCTCCCCACTAGATGGCTCTGTTGGACATGTTACCCATtacttaacacacacactgtattacaGCTAAACAGGACCAGACATGACTGACCATAAGGGGATGTCATCGAATAGATGTTGTGTACTGCGGGGTCAAGGGTGACTGTAAAATTATTTGGTTGTCAACACCAGGAGTGTCAAAGTACAAAATGTATGTTATCCAGATTTATCCCAATGTGAAGGAGTATACATTAATACAATAGAAAGTGTAGATGAGGTATCTGCTTAATGTTCCCAGAAAGAGGACTTATTCATTCTATACATACAGGCTTCTAGACTAATGCATGTTGAGTAAATAAAACTAAACACATGTTTGCTCCTCAGTGTCCCTCTGATTAAGAGGTGTCTGCATCACATCCTACTGCAGCAAAAGGACATCTTAAGGGTTGATGTATAACTATAAATGTTGTTTTAAGTTCTGAATCTAGAAGACATGCCAAAATGCCCGCCGTCCGGTAATTCGATCATGATTACTAAGTTTAGATAGCTAAGCCGTTAAACTAATTTACCAGtctaaaaaatgttagctgacataagataattgagtgactgtcagtggcTGATATATCaagagagaaactgctgatgcacaactacATTTCAatattgcaccttgtgtattttaCTACATTACATTAGATATTATAACGCCCAACAATTAGTGGAGACCCCAACtgaattttttaaatgatttaactGCTTACGGAAATTGATCTGAGGGCCTTCAAAAGGCTGGGTCACCAGTTAACCATCCCTGATATAGTactattaaataaaacaaaacgTTTGGAGATTTGTATTACATATTTGAATAATCTAATGTTAGAATGACACAATCAAGGACTTTAAACAGTTGTTGGACAATAAATGTAAACATGAACTTCCTTTTATGGGGTTAGAtggagttgacataaatccactTAGTTGCATTTTCAGAAAACATCCTAATTTTTTCATGTATATCTGGTTCATCAAAATGTATATTTCAAATGTTGTTTATATGAAGAAAATATTTGTGTGAAAAAGGTGGAGTTTGTCCCGTCTTTCAAGAATCCCTGAGCTACAGCATCTATTCCCAGTATCATTGGTCTGTAGCCTGTAGTAAAACCCGATCACCATGGGGGCGCTGTGATTTGTTTCTGGTCTCGTTTCCCGCTGacaaaaacagaacaaaacaatACGGAAGTAAAACGGTAGGGAGAGTTTGTTTGGGTTTGTTTGTCCTCGTCCGCGAAAACATACATGCTGAATACCCAACTTTCAGTCGACTAAAACATGTCTAAACTCCAGTCGTTTCGTGTGTTTTTAAATGAGCGTTTAACGGCGGCAGCTGTGGAGATTTTCGGGGCAGTTGAAGAAACGGTAGCGGAGTACCACGAGGAGAATGATCGGTTACGGAGACTGCTGCGGATCACACCGGAGATAAAACTATGTAGGATAGGTTCGTATGTAGATCTTCAGATGGctacgctgaacaaaaatataaatacatttaacaaTTTCTAAcattttactaagttacagttaACATAAGGAAttaaatcaattgaaataaattcattgtgccctaatctatggatttcacattaacGGGAATGCAGATatccatctgttggtcacatatatctaaaaaggtagggggggggggttgatcagAAATCTGTTCAgatctggtgtgaccacaattttatttgtaactgtagcgaggctatatacagggggtaccggtacagagtcagtgtggggggcacatgttagtcgaggtaattgaggcaatatgtacatgtagatagagttaaagtgagtatgcatagatatcatggtccaaacacactaaaacagttgtgaagagggcacgacaaagcctattccacctcaggagactgaacatATTTTGTAattgtcctcagatcctcaaaaggttctacagctggaccatcgagagcatcctgactggttgcattactgcctggtatggcaactgctcggggccaagcttcctgccatccaggacctctataccagacggtgtcagaggaaggccctaaaaattgtcagacttcagccaccctagtcatagactgttctgtctgttaatgcacagcaagcggtactggagtaccaaatctaggtccaaaaggcttcctAACAGCTTTTACTCCCAACCCATGgatttgttggggcggtatgcaaattggtgtgggtctagggtttggtgttgatgtgagccatgaccagctatATAAACCACGCCCCTCTGCAAACACGACTTCTCCGATGTTTGTGACAATGCAGTACTTATTTAAAGAGAAGAGAATATTATGTTAGCACACATTAAAATTAAGTGATGTCACCTTGTCCCCTTAATAATGAgtccaagtgtttgacatgggggagggaaccagtaactttatgatcagactttatcaatgtagaagcaacagtCATTTTCACACTTTGGTCATCATACTTTAATCTGGTTTCCTTCAAATATCATCCAATTTCATGAAACACATACTTCTGACTGCTCATGGCCTTTAACTATCCACGTGCTCTGGCAGAGTTCCTGGTCACATGCTGTTTTCAATTAGAGAAATTGGTTCTTGAGTTCAGTTCTGCTTTAAGAAGATGCATTTTAGAAATAGGTGGGTTTATgactgtggctgtgccagctagtgacgaCTGTCTAAAGGCTCTATAGATAACCTTTGCTCCTCGCTCCTTTCCTCCAGACTCCctgcagctctctgtctctgaggaggAGGTTCTCCctgagcagcagcactgtgagcAGGAGTGGAGCCCCAGTCTGGGGCAGGAGAACCCAGAGCTTCcacagattaaagaggaacaggaggaactcAGGACCAGTCAGGAGGAAGACCAGCTTCAAGGGCTGGAGGCTGATTTCAAAATCACTCCTTCCTGTGTGAAAAGTGAATGTGACCAGGAGGACCCATTTCAGTCCTTCACTTCTCCCCAAACCCAGActgtggagaacagagagagtgatcCTAAACAAGTGGTTCTCACACCTTTTGTTACTGTGACCCACCTTAAGGGTCTCAACATTCCCTGTGACCCTCCAGATAATCAAAACAATGCCTCCAGCCACAGCTCCACCTTAAGCAGCGACCCAGCGGCACTTGACAGCAGCCCATCGTTGGATCCCAGCCCATCGATGGCGGAACATTCTTCCAGCACGTCTAGAAAAACTCACCACTGCTGTGAATGTGGTGAAAACTTTGCTCTGAAAGCTGACCTGCAGAGGCATATGACTCTCTACAAGAAGAGACTCCGTGAATGCAGTTTCTGCAGAAAACGCTGCACCTCCACCTGTAAACTAAAGGCCCATATCCGCCTCTGTCACAGTGGGAGACCCTGCACCTGCCCTGTTTGTGCCAAGACCTTCAAACTCAAAGGATATCTGTCCAAGCACATGAGGATTCACACAGGAGTgggagagaaaccatttagctgtggagactgtgggaaaagctttaATTTGAAGGGGAACCTAAAGAACCATATGTTGACTCACACAGGAAATAAATCATTTAGCTGTGgagactgtgggaaaagcttcatTCATAAGTGGAACCTAAGGAGCCATATgctgactcacacaggagagaaagcaTTTAGCTGTGGAGACTGGGAAAAGCTTCAATCAGGAGGGGAACCTACGGATCCATAAACGGACTCACACAGGAGGGAAACCATTTAGCTGTGATAACTGTGGGAAAAGCTTTAATCAGAAGGGGTCCCTAAAGAAGCATAaactgactcacacaggagagaaaccatttagctgtggtgactgtgggaaaagcttcaatcAGAAGGGGAACCTAAGAAACCATAAActcactcacacaggagagaaaccatttagctgtaATGATTGCGGGAAAAGCTTCACTCAAAAGTCTAACTTACTGACGCATGTGAAAAAAATACACAAAGGAGGAAAACAGGATTAAAACTGAAAGAAAGAACATTATGACAAAGATCTATTTAGTCACAAGATGAACTTAAAAAGTCAGGATGTGGACGATTCTGAGTACACGCTCAGACAAACATAGCTGGAATAAGTAAATGAAGTCTGAGAGAATGGTCAGATTAACTGATGACTAAAATATTAGTGCAGATGGCATTGTTTTGTTACGTGCATAGATGTATTATAGGTAATGAATGAGTAGGGAACTTCTGAAATTCTACAGATTTTGTGGCACAGCAGGAATACACACAAAccaaaaagtaaaataatggaattaaggaatatataaatattaggacgagccatgtcagagtggcatagactaaaatacactAGAACagaatatattatatacatatgagatgagtaaagctgcatgtaaatattaggacgagccatgtcagagtggcattgactaaaagaCACTAGAACagaatatattatatacatatgagatgagtaaagcagtatgtaaatattattaaagtgactagtgttccattatgcAAGTGGCCAGTGAattcatgtctatgtatatagggcagcagcctctaaggttcaGGGTTAGGTAACTGGGTGGAAGCCGCCTAGGGGAACATTCTCAAATATGTGGGTGTAAAACACTGTTAAAAGCACTGTTTGTGTAGGGGTGGCTGTCCCTAGCATTGCCAAAAGACAAAGAGCTGTGActggatcagtggttcaccaatcagggccttgatggGCTTGGCAACAGTAACAAAGGGTGATGTGTAATGAAACTAGGGTGCGTGTGCCCTGGGTaaacaatttttttggggggggggattgggcATTTCTTTATGAGCATCGGGTAACGTCCTCGGAACAAACCGGGAACTAGACAAAAACCTCCAGGAGAGAGCATGGCACAACGTCCCATGAACCTTtagggaccatgacacaacatcccAATAATTCCTTAAAAACGTCCTCGAGACCAGCCAGGAATTAGACAGATCCTCTAGGGAaccatgacacaacgtcctgACGACTTTAGGCGACCATTTTGTGACATCCTGGGAGGTCCCAACGACTCATTGTTTACATGGAAGTTATGTTATTCATTAAATAAGTAACATTTACTTTTTTTATTAACCcatgttttttttacagtttttctGCTACA
The window above is part of the Oncorhynchus kisutch isolate 150728-3 unplaced genomic scaffold, Okis_V2 scaffold1247, whole genome shotgun sequence genome. Proteins encoded here:
- the LOC116365468 gene encoding zinc finger protein 251-like, with the protein product MSKLQSFRVFLNERLTAAAVEIFGAVEETVAEYHEENDRLRRLLRITPEIKLCRIDSLQLSVSEEEVLPEQQHCEQEWSPSLGQENPELPQIKEEQEELRTSQEEDQLQGLEADFKITPSCVKSECDQEDPFQSFTSPQTQTVENRESDPKQVVLTPFVTVTHLKGLNIPCDPPDNQNNASSHSSTLSSDPAALDSSPSLDPSPSMAEHSSSTSRKTHHCCECGENFALKADLQRHMTLYKKRLRECSFCRKRCTSTCKLKAHIRLCHSGRPCTCPVCAKTFKLKGYLSKHMRIHTGVGEKPFSCGDCGKSFNLKGNLKNHMLTHTGNKSFSCGDCGKSFIHKWNLRSHMLTHTGEKAFSCGDWEKLQSGGEPTDP